Proteins from one Phalacrocorax carbo chromosome 19, bPhaCar2.1, whole genome shotgun sequence genomic window:
- the MAU2 gene encoding MAU2 chromatid cohesion factor homolog, producing the protein MAAVAAGASGSAAGAAPQQQPPPQQQPQPAAGGAAGSGEAGGGGGGGAGGGGGGGGGGGGGGGGGGAGPAPGSGSGGGAAGGESWYLALLGLAEHFRTSSPPKVRLCVHCLQAVLPRKPPARMEARTHLQLGSVLYHHTRNGDQARGHLEKAWLISQQIPQFEDVKFEAASLLSELYCQENSVDTAKPLLRKAIQISQQTPYWHCRLLFQLAQLHTLEKDLVSACDLLGVGAEYARVVGSEYTRALFLLSKGMLLLMERKLQEVHPLLTLCGQIVENWQGNPIQKESLRVFFLVLQVTHYLDAGQVKSVKPCLKQLQQCIQTISTLHDDEILPSNPADLFHWLPKEHMCVLVYLVTVMHSMQAGYLEKAQKYTDKALMQLEKLKMLDCSPILSSFQVILLEHIIMCRLVTGHKATALQEISQVCQLCQQSPRLFSNHAAQLHTLLGLYCISVNCMDNAEAQFTTALRLTTHQELWAFIVTNLASVYIREGNRHQELYSLLERINPDHNFPVSSHCLRAAAFYIRGLFSFFQGRYNEAKRFLRETLKMSNAEDLNRLTACSLVLLGHIFYVLGNHRESNNMVVPAMQLASKIPDMSVQLWSSALLRDLNKACGNAMDAHEAAQMHQNFSQQLLQDHIEACSLPEHNLITWTDGPPPVQFQAQNGPTTSLASLL; encoded by the exons atggcggcggtggcggcgggcgcGTCGGGCTCGGCGGCCGGCGCGGCCCCTCAGCAGCAACCGCCGCctcagcagcagccgcagccggCGGCGGGTGGCGCGGCGGGGTCCGGGGAGGCGGGCGGtggaggcggcgggggggccggcggcggaggaggcggcggtggaggtggcggcggtggcggcggtggcggcggcgctgggCCCGCACCCGGgtcggggtcgggcggcggcgcggccggggggGAGTCGTGGTACCTGGCGCTGCTGGGCCTGGCCGAGCACTTCCGCACGTCGAGCCCGCCCAAGGTGCGGCTCTGCGTGCACTGCCTGCAGGCCGTCCTGCCCCGCAAGCCCCCGGCCCGCATGGAGGCCCGCACCCACCTCCAGCTCGGCTCCGTCCTCTACCACCACACCCGCAACGGCGACCAAGCCCGCGGGCACCTGGAGAAGGCG TGGTTGATATCCCAGCAA ATTCCCCAGTTTGAAGATGTTAAGTTTGAGGCAGCCAGCCTTCTGTCCGAGCTGTATTGTCAGGAG aattCAGTGGATACAGCAAAACCTCTGTTACGCAAAGCCATTCAGATTTCACAGCAGACTCCGTACTGGCACTGTAGATTGCTTTTTCAACTTGCA caactACATACGCTTGAAAAAGACTTAGTATCTGCATGTGACCTTCTCGGAGTTGGAGCAGAATACGCTCGGGTGGTAGGGTCAGAGTATACCAG AGCACTGTTTCTGCTAAGCAAGGGGATG cTCCTTCTAATGGAACGAAAGCTGCAGGAGGTGCACCCTCTCCTTACCCTTTGCGGGCAGATAGTTGAAAACTGGCAAGGAAACCCCATCCAGAAAGAGTCGTTACGCGTCTTCTTCTTAGTCCTGCAGGTCACGCATTACCTGGATGCTGGGCAG GTGAAAAGCGTGAAGCCATGCCTGAAGCAGCTTCAGCAGTGCATCCAGACCATCTCCACGCTGCACGACGATGAAATTCTGCCCAGCAACCCCGCTGATCTCTTCCACTGGCTGCCCAAGGAGCACATGTGTGTGCTCGTCTACTTG GTGACGGTGATGCATTCCATGCAAGCAGGGTACCTGGAGAAGGCTCAGAAGTACACAGACAAAGCACTCATGCAGCTAGAGAAGCTAAAAA TGTTGGACTGCAGTCCGatcttgtcatctttccaaGTTATTTTGTTGGAACACATCATCATGTGTCGGCTTGTCACGGGACACAAAGCCACAGCGTTGCAGGAG attTCGCAAGTCTgtcagctctgccagcagtcTCCCAGACTGTTTTCTAATCACGCCGCCCAGCTGCACACTCTATTA GGGCTCTACTGCATTTCTGTTAACTGCATGGACAATGCAGAAGCACAATTTACTACAGCACTGAGG ctCACTACACATCAAGAACTGTGGGCGTTCATTGTGACAAACTTAGCCAGCGTGTACATCAGGGAAGGCAACCGGCATCAAGAG CTCTACAGCTTATTGGAAAGGATAAATCCAGACCATAATTTTCCTGTGAG CTCTCACTGTCTTCGAGCAGCAGCTTTCTACATCCGAGGTCTGTTCTCCTTCTTCCAAGGAAGATACAATGAGGCAAA ACGATTTTTGCGAGAGACACTGAAAATGTCAAATGCGGAAGACTTGAATCGATTAACGGCATGTTCTCTCGTCCTCCTGGGTCATATATTCTATGTGTTAGGGAATCACAGG GAAAGTAATAATATGGTAGTACCGGCCATGCAGCTTGCAAGCAAGATACCAGATATGTCTGTGCAGCTGTGGTCTTCAGCTCTGTTGAGAG ACCTGAACAAAGCCTGTGGAAACGCCATGGATGCACACGAGGCAGCACAGATGCATCAGAACTTCTCACAACAGCTCCTCCAGGACCACATTGAAGCCTGCAGTCTTCCAGAACACAACCTAATCACG TGGACAGATGGACCACCTCCTGTACAGTTCCAGGCACAGAACGGACCCACCACCAGCCTGGCCAGTCTCCTGTGA